The Alteromonas mediterranea DE genome contains the following window.
TGTTACCGTCGTCATGGTCACAACGAAGCGGATGAGCCGAATGCAACGCAGCCGTTGATGTACCAAAAAATTAAAAAGCACCCTGTACCGCGTGTGCTATATGCTGACCAACTTATAGCTGAAGGCGTAATTGAGCAACGGGATGCAGACCGCTACCTTGAAGAGTATCGTGAAGCGTTGGATCACGGCGCTTGTGTTGTAGAAGAGTGGCGTCCAATGACCGAGCACAGTGTTGACTGGTCTCCATATCTTGGACACGACTGGGATACGCCTTACGATGGCGCACTTTCAGTTGAGAAGCTTAAAGAGCTAGGTGAGTCAATCACTACTATTCCTGAAGATCATAAGCTTCAGTCTCGTGTAAATAAGCTGTACCAAGACCGTAAGGCTATGGTTGCAGGCGAGAAGAAGTTAGATTGGGGGATGGCTGAAAACTTAGCCTATGCCACTATCGTTGACGCCGGCGAAGATATTCGCATTACGGGTCAGGATTCTGGCCGTGGTACTTTCTTCCACCGTCACGCGGTATTACACAATCAAAAAGACGCATCGACGTATATGCCTCTGCAGCATATTCGTGAAGGTCAGGGTGAAATTGAAATTTACGACTCTGTGCTTTCGGAAGAAGCAGTAATGGCATTTGAATACGGCTATGCGACGGCAGAGCCAACGTGCCTGACCATTTGGGAAGCCCAGTTTGGTGACTTCGCTAACGGCGCACAGGTTGTATTCGACCAATTCTTAAGTTCAGGTGAAGCAAAGTGGGGCCGTTTGTGTGGTCTAACCGTTTTACTTCCACATGGTTATGAAGGTCAAGGCCCAGAGCATAGTTCTGCACGCCTTGAACGTTTCCTTCAGATGTGTGCTGATCACAACTGGCAAGTGTGTGTGCCTTCTACACCTGCACAGGTATACAACATGCTTCGTCGCCAAGTGGTTCGCCCAATGCGTAAACCGCTTATCGTCATGTCGCCTAAGTCATTATTACGTCACCCAATGGCGGTATCTTCGTTAGAAGAGCTAGCGGAAGGTAAATTCCACAACGTGATAGATGAAATTGACGACATTGATCCGAAGAACGTGAAGCGTGTTGTTATGTGTTCGGGCAAGGTTTACTACGATTTGTTAGACCAGCGACGTAAAAATGAGCAAACAGACGTTGCAATCATCCGTTTAGAGCAACTTTATCCATTCCCACAAGAAGAATGCGCTAAAGTTGTGGCACAATACAGCCATGTAAAAGATTGGGTTTGGTGTCAAGAAGAGCCTCAAAACCAAGGCGCTTGGTACTGTAGCCAACACCATTTCTGGCAAGCAATTCCAGATGGTGCGAAATTAACATATGCAGGCCGTGATGCATCCTCGTCACCTGCAGTAGGTTATGTATCCGTTCACAACCAGCAACAGAAAGCCCTGGTTGAAAACGCACTCACAATTAAATAAGGAACAGTAATGACAATTGAGATAAAAGTTCCGGTTCTACCTGAGTCAGTTGCCGATGCCACCATTGCAACCTGGCACGTTAAGGCCGGTGACGCAGTTAAACGAGACCAGAACCTGGTTGATATTGAAACTGATAAAGTGGTTTTAGAAGTTGTGGCGCCAGCGGACGGTACAATTGGTGAGATCCTAAACGAAGAGGGTGCAACAGTTTTAGGCGAGCAAGTAATCGCAAAGCTAGAGAAGGGCGGCGCAGCTGCAGCTTCTGAGCCGAAAGCTAAGAGTGAGTCTAAAGAAGAGTCTAAAGAAGAAGCTACTCCAGCGGCTTCTGGCAAAGCATCTGACGTGAAAGTACCTGTTCTTCCAGAATCTGTTGCTGATGCAACTATTGCTACTTGGCATGTTGCGGTAGGCGAAGCGGTGTCTCGTGACCAAAACTTGGTTGACATTGAAACTGACAAGGTCGTACTTGAAGTGGTAGCGCCTGCAGATGGTTCTCTTGCAGAAATCATCGCTGAAGAAGGTGCAACAGTAACAGCTGAAGAAGTTATTGCCAAGTTTGTTGAAGGCGCTGCAGGCGGTGCATCAGCACCAGCGTCTTCAGAAGAGAGTGATGACAACGACGAAAGCAGCGATGCGCTTAGCCCATCTGTACGTCGTCTCCTAGCTGAGAAAGGCGTAGATGCGTCTAAAGTTAAGGGTACGGGCAAAAATGGCCGTATCACTAAAGAGGACGTTGAAAAGTATCTTAAAGGTGGTGACAGTGCTCAAAAATCAGCGCCTGCATCAACTGAGTCAGCGCCAGCGGAATTGCCAACGGGTAACCGTACAGAGAAGCGTGTACCTATGACGCGTCTTCGTAAAACAATTGCTAATCGTCTTCTTGAAGCGAAGAACTCAACGGCAATGTTGACTACGTTTAACGAAGTCAACATGAAGCCTATTATGGACCTTCGTAAGCAGTATCAAGAAAGCTTCGAGAAGCGTCACGGTATTCGTCTTGGCTTTATGTCTTTCTACGTGAAAGCCGTAACTGAAGCGCTTAAGCGTTTTCCTGAAGTTAATGCGTCTATCGACGGTGATGACATCGTTTATCACAACTATTTCGATGTATCGATTGCTGTTTCTACACCGCGTGGCCTTGTGACACCAGTACTTAAAGATACTGACACACTGGGTATGGCGGGTGTTGAAAAAGGAATTAAGGAACTAGCACTTAAAGGCCGTGACGGTAAGCTGTCACTCGCTGAACTACAAGGTGGTAATTTCACAATCACCAACGGTGGTGTGTTTGGTTCACTAATGTCTACACCAATCATTAACCCGCCACAAAGCGCAATTCTTGGTATGCACAAAATCCAAGATCGCCCAATGGCAGTTAATGGCAAAGTAGAAATTCTACCAATGATGTACCTAGCGCTTTCTTATGACCACCGTATTATCGATGGTAAAGAATCGGTAGGGTTCTTGGTAACCGTTAAAGAGATGCTAGAAGATCCAACACGTCTATTACTAGACGTTTAAGGTTTTCATCTCGCGGAATTGTGGTTGGGTGCTTCGCATGCGTAAGTTTGCTTAGCACCTAACGCAACGCTGATATTTGCCCTATAATATCAGTCAAACTAATCAAGTCGCATTTGCGGCTTTTGTCTTACTAAAAATCGGATAGAAACACCATGAATTTGCATGAATACCAAGGTAAGCAGCTATTCAAAGAATACGGCTTGCCTGTTTCTGAAGGATACGCAGCAGACACTGCTCAAGGTGCTGTAGAAGCCGCTGACCGAATCGGCGGAGAAGAGTGGGTAGTTAAGTGTCAGGTACACGCGGGCGGTCGCGGTAAAGCTGGCGGTGTAAAGCTAGTTAAAAACAAAGACGACATTCGCGCTTTCGCTGAAAACTGGCTTGGCAAAAATTTGGTGACTTTCCAGACTGACGAAAACGGTCAGCCTGTGAGCAAAATCCTAGTTGAATCTTG
Protein-coding sequences here:
- a CDS encoding 2-oxoglutarate dehydrogenase E1 component, which produces MQESVMKAWWDSSHMAGANAAYVEELYETYLEDPQSVSENWRQIFDNLPKVDGVELETNHTTIKNQFRQLAALGPTARMSSPSSPSANVSDDRQVKVLQLINAFRFRGHQHANLDPLGLWQQERVRDLELSHHSLSEQDFDSVFNVGSYAIGKESMPLGELFKSLNRTYCGSIGAEYMHITDTEQKRWLQQKIESVQAKPEISRDEKLGILKGLTAADGMEKYLGSKFPGAKRFSLEGGDALIPMLKGLITKAGTAGTKEVVIGMAHRGRLNVLVNVLGKNPSVLFDEFSGKHDDSLGAGDVKYHAGFSSDFATPGGNVHLALAFNPSHLEIVNPVVMGSVRARLARRDNDTNTVLPITIHGDSAIAGQGVVQETFNMSQTRGFAVGGTVRIVVNNQVGFTTSKTEDTRSTQYCTDIAKMVQAPIFHVNSDDPEAVAFVTQLALEYRNKFKKDVVIDLVCYRRHGHNEADEPNATQPLMYQKIKKHPVPRVLYADQLIAEGVIEQRDADRYLEEYREALDHGACVVEEWRPMTEHSVDWSPYLGHDWDTPYDGALSVEKLKELGESITTIPEDHKLQSRVNKLYQDRKAMVAGEKKLDWGMAENLAYATIVDAGEDIRITGQDSGRGTFFHRHAVLHNQKDASTYMPLQHIREGQGEIEIYDSVLSEEAVMAFEYGYATAEPTCLTIWEAQFGDFANGAQVVFDQFLSSGEAKWGRLCGLTVLLPHGYEGQGPEHSSARLERFLQMCADHNWQVCVPSTPAQVYNMLRRQVVRPMRKPLIVMSPKSLLRHPMAVSSLEELAEGKFHNVIDEIDDIDPKNVKRVVMCSGKVYYDLLDQRRKNEQTDVAIIRLEQLYPFPQEECAKVVAQYSHVKDWVWCQEEPQNQGAWYCSQHHFWQAIPDGAKLTYAGRDASSSPAVGYVSVHNQQQKALVENALTIK
- the odhB gene encoding 2-oxoglutarate dehydrogenase complex dihydrolipoyllysine-residue succinyltransferase, whose product is MTIEIKVPVLPESVADATIATWHVKAGDAVKRDQNLVDIETDKVVLEVVAPADGTIGEILNEEGATVLGEQVIAKLEKGGAAAASEPKAKSESKEESKEEATPAASGKASDVKVPVLPESVADATIATWHVAVGEAVSRDQNLVDIETDKVVLEVVAPADGSLAEIIAEEGATVTAEEVIAKFVEGAAGGASAPASSEESDDNDESSDALSPSVRRLLAEKGVDASKVKGTGKNGRITKEDVEKYLKGGDSAQKSAPASTESAPAELPTGNRTEKRVPMTRLRKTIANRLLEAKNSTAMLTTFNEVNMKPIMDLRKQYQESFEKRHGIRLGFMSFYVKAVTEALKRFPEVNASIDGDDIVYHNYFDVSIAVSTPRGLVTPVLKDTDTLGMAGVEKGIKELALKGRDGKLSLAELQGGNFTITNGGVFGSLMSTPIINPPQSAILGMHKIQDRPMAVNGKVEILPMMYLALSYDHRIIDGKESVGFLVTVKEMLEDPTRLLLDV